A genomic segment from Moorena sp. SIOASIH encodes:
- a CDS encoding DNA phosphorothioation-associated protein 4, translating into MAGNRIRVAKDKAALVKDLTASDGKTGPFQTYADVMVFAAALGVKRKKRSPLKVISKREPGPIGLEIFVSRGYEVVIKLIAIAEIKDTQILSSIDKESEEKRIYIFEEYANGGLDILRNELRGAVDYSERLLLILNNDRYKKKEYKENEQQEFDLSRFL; encoded by the coding sequence ATGGCTGGAAACAGAATCAGGGTTGCTAAAGATAAGGCGGCTTTGGTGAAAGACCTAACCGCTTCCGATGGAAAAACCGGACCGTTTCAGACTTATGCTGATGTGATGGTGTTTGCAGCAGCTTTAGGAGTAAAGCGTAAAAAGCGATCGCCCCTGAAGGTAATTTCTAAACGAGAACCTGGTCCGATTGGATTGGAAATTTTTGTCTCAAGGGGATATGAGGTAGTAATTAAATTAATTGCGATCGCAGAGATTAAGGATACTCAAATTCTCTCTTCTATCGATAAAGAGTCTGAGGAAAAACGCATCTATATTTTTGAGGAGTATGCCAATGGAGGACTTGATATTTTGCGCAATGAGTTGCGAGGAGCAGTAGACTATTCAGAGCGACTTTTGTTAATTTTAAATAATGATAGGTATAAGAAGAAAGAGTATAAAGAAAATGAGCAACAGGAGTTTGATTTGAGTCGATTTTTGTGA